GTTCTTTATCGATACCTTCAATGGAGAAGTTGCGATTGCTACGTTCCGCCAGCTTATAGCTGATGCCCTTCGGGGCTTCCATCTCAACTGGATTGGAGTACCCCATGTGCAGTATTATGGTGGGGCCCTTCATTTCTGCACGATAGCCCGTGCCGACAATCTCCATGTCTTTTTTATACCCGTCAGTTACCCCGACGACCATGTTGTTCAACAAAGCTCGAGTCAAGCCATGCTGCATACGCTGCAGCCGGTGATCGCTGGACCGAGAGATTGTGATTACCTCGTCCTCGACCTTGATCGACATGTCTGGATGAAAGGTTCGCGTCAATTTACCCCTGGGTCCACTGACGATCACCTCGTTACCCGGCTTGACCTTGACCGTCACACCACCGGGGACGTTGATGGGCATTCGTCCTACTCTTGACACAATATACCTCCAAGGGCGATGCGCTCGACATGGCTCTGATCATAAACTTCTGTCGTGCACACTCGCCACCGATCTCTTACCAAATGTAGCAGAGGACCTCGCCTCCGACCCGCTGGCGCCTGGCCTGTTGTCCAGTCATGATGCCGCGAGGGGTGGAAAGGATCGCAACACCCATGCCGCTCAAAACCCACGGAATCTCCGTGTGACCGACGTAGACTCGGCGTCCCGGCTTGCTGACCCGTTTCAGCTTTGAGATAACCGGTTGCTGCTCTTCGTCATACTTAAGGCCGATTCGCAGGTTCGGCTGCGGTTCGTCATCAGAAACCTGGTAGCTCTTGATGAACCCTTCATCTTTCAGGATGCGAGCGATGGCAAATTTCACCTTTGAGCTTGGTAGAACTACCTGTTTATGACGAGCTATCAGCCCGTTATTGATGCGAACCAACATGTCCGCAATAGGATCTGTCATCATAATGCTTTGGACTCCGTCGACAGTTTTTGCGGCGACAGATCGGGTCTGCCGCCCGTTTTCGATCCCGATCATTTCTCCCGCAACAACGGGTCCATCGGGTGGAGCATCCAGGATAGGCTACCAGCTTGACTTGACAACGCCAGGCAGACGGCCTTCCAACGCTTCCTTTCGGAAGCAGATACGGCAGAGTTTGAACCTGCGCATGTAGCCCCGGGGTCTGCCACACATTGTGCAACGATTGCGAACCCGGGTCGGGTACTTGCGCCGTTGCTCACGGTAGGTCATGCATTTTTTTGCCAAGGTTCTTGCCTCTATTCTATGAAATGAGTGATCTTCTCAGTTGCCCGAGCCTTCGATTAAAAGCTCAAGTCGGCAGTCCGGCCGAAGGGCATTCCCAGGTATTGCAGTAACCGGCGGCCTTCCTCGTCATTTTGAGCTGATGTCACGATCGTGACTGACATCCCGCGGATCTTGTCGATCTTGTCGTAGTTGATCTCCGGGAAAATGAGCTGCTCACGCAACCCCAGGCTGTAGTTTCCTCGTCCATCGAAGGAGTCGGGGGACACGCCACGGAAGTCACGCTGGCGAGGCATCACAATGTTGAAAAAGCGATCCAGGAAATCCCACATGCGGTCGCCCCGCAGGGTTACCATGACACCAATTGTGTTGCCTTCACGCAGCTTGAAGGTCGCGATCGACTGGCGAGCTTTGGTCGTTACAGGTTGCTGGCCGGAAATCTGGGTCAGATCGCTGATGGCATAGTCGAGGCTTTTTGCAGACTGTAGTGCCTCACCCATACCGATATTCAATACGACTTTTTCTAGACCGGGCACCTGCATCGGATTCTCGTAGTTGAATTCCTCGAGAAGTGCAGGCACAACCTCGTCTCTATACTTTTCTTTGAGCCTGGGCATAGTTGTCTCCTGTCGAGAGCCGCATCGCCTTGGAACCGTTGGTCAAATTTCGTTGGTTCCCAGACGTTGCGTCAGTCCATCGTCTCTCCGCACTTCTTGCAGAGGCGCGCCTTGCTGCCGTCTCCCAAGACCTCATAGCCAATTCGAGTTGGCGTATTGCACCGGGGACAAACCAGCATGATATTGCTAACATGGATTGGCGCCTCGCGCTCGATTCTGCCGGTCTGGGTTCGAACGCTGCCAGTACGACGCTGGTGTTTTATGATCATGTTGACGCCGGCGACAACCAGCCGGTCACGGCTGGGATCAGGCTGCCCTGACTCGCGTCCACCGCGACGACCCCGCAAGACACGTTGGACCTGGCCCCGTTCTCCTTTGTTCTCACCTCTGATGACTTCAACGGTATCGCCTGTTCGAATTTTCATTAGAGTACCTCCGGGGCCAGCGATACGATCTTCATGTAGCCCAGCTCGCGCAATTCACGGGCCACAGGTCCGAAAATTCGGGTGCCCGTTGGATTCCTGTGATCATCGATAATCACAGCGGCATTGTCGTCGAAGCGAATGTGACTGCCATCGGGCCGGCCATATTCCTTTGCTGTTCGCACGATTACTGCTCTGACGATGTCACCTTTTTTGACGGAGCTATGAGGGGCGGCTTGTTTGACGGTGGCGACGATAACATCCCCGACGCTGCCGTAGCGACGCCTGGATCCGCCTCGCACCTGAATGCACAGCAGCTCTTTCGCACCTGAATTGTCGGCTACCGAGAGCCGGCTCTCTTGCTGAATCATCGCAAATTCTCCTCAACACGAACACTCGATCTCGCTGGCAATCCTGCCTCAGCCTGGCATAGGATGCACACCGAGGGCACACTAGCTCCGGGATTTCTCCATGATTTCTTCCACTACCCAGCGCTTGCGCCGACTCATGGGGCGCGATTCGATGATGCGCACTGTATCGCCAATGGCGCACTGGTTGTTCTCGTCATGGGCCATAAAACGTCGATGGTTCCGAATCACCTTCCGGTAAACCGGATGTCGGGATACCTGTGTCACCTCGACAACCACGGTCTTGTCCATCTTATCGCTTGTCACCCTGCCGACCAATTGTTTACGCTGTTCGCGCATGCTCTTCCTCCTCGGCATACAACGTGGCAAGCTCCCGTTCCCTGATAATCGTCTTGTAACGGGCAATATTCTGACGAACCTGGGCAAGACGAGAGGTGTTCTTCAACTGGCCTGTGTGTCTTTGAAATCGCAGGTTAAACAGTTCTTCGTATGCCTCATCCAACTGTTGGCCTATCTCAGGTGTGGTCAGGTTTCGAATCTCGTACGCCTGCATCGTTATTGTTCTCCCGTCATCTCACGCGTGATGAATTGTGTGCGAATCGGCAGCTTGAAGGAGGCAAGTCGTATTGCCTCACGGGCTGTCTGTTCGTCTACGCCCGCAACTTCGAACAACACACGTCCAGGGCGGACCACCGCAACCCAATGATCCACAGCGCCTTTTCCGCTACCCATGCGGGTTTCGGCCGCCTTGGCAGTGACCGGCTTGTCTGGAAAAATCTTGATCCAGACCTTGCCACCACGGCGCATATGACGAACGATCGCCCGTCGAGCAGCTTCGATTTGGCGTGAGGTTATCCAGGCTGGCTCAAGCGCTTGCATGCCAAAATCGCCCTGATTGACGGTATTGCCACGCGAGCTCAAGCCTCTCATTCGCCCACGAAACTGTTTTCTGTATTTCGATCTCTTCGGCATCAACATTGTACCGTTCTCCTACCTATCAACCCGGCAGCCATTCCCAGTCCGGCTGGCGACTGCACGTCAATATTTATTGGTCGCCGAATTCTCGCCGGCGCTACGGTTTGGAAACGCCCTAGCCAGCGACAGCTGCTTTCTGGGGCAAAATCTCGCCTTTGTAGATCCAGACCTTAACGCCGATGCGACCGAATGTGGTCAGCGCCTCTGCTGTCGCATAATCGATGTCCGCGCGCAGGGTATGGCGGGGTACCCGTCCTTCACGCTGGGTGTCCCGGCGAGCCATCTCAGAGCCCGATAATCGACCGGCGCAGGTAATCATGATCCCCTCGGCTCCCTGGCGCATTGCCCGGGTAATCGCCTGGCGCATGGCGCGCTTGTGGGAGATTCTGCGTTCGAGCTGGTCCGCGATACTCTCAGCAACCAGATAGGCGTCGATTTCAGGTCGGGCGATCTCGGAAACGTCAATTTTGACGCGCTTGCCCGTTAGCTCCTGAAGTTTTGTACGCAACTCGTTGACTTTCGAGCCCTTGCGACCAATAATAATACCAGGCTTCGCCGTGTGAATCCACACGTGCACGTAGTTAGGCTGTCGCTCGATCTCGATGGACGAGATCGCTGCGCGCTCCATGTCTCCACGGATAAACTTGCGGATCTTGCGATCTTCTTCCAATAAGTCCGTGTAGCGCTCTTTAGTTGCGAACCAGCGGGCATTCCAATCTTTGATTACGCCGAGGCGAAAGCCATATGGATGTACTTTGCGGCCCAAGATGTCCTCCTTGAGACTCTCTACTGTGGATATTCTTCCAGGACTACGGTGATATGCGAGGATCGTTTCAGAATGGGCTTGAAGCGTCCCCGAGCGCCGAAGCGGCGCCATTTTCGAGTTGGGGCTTCATCAGCGTAAATTTCGGTGATCCACATGTCCTCACGTGCCAGACCCTCGTTTTGCTCAGCATTAGCCAGCGCTGAGGCGACCGCCTTGTAGACTTCAGCGGCAGCTGCCTGCGTCATGAAGCTCAAGGTAACCAGCGCATCCTCCGCTCTCATGCCGCGAACCTGGTCGATGACCAGACGAACTTTTTGGGCAGACATGGCGACATATTTCCGCTGTGCGCGTACTTCTATCAGATTCTCTGTACTCATAGGTCAGCTCTCAAATCTCTCAGAGCCAGGGTTTCCGCCAACAGAGATTATGCTGCTTTTCTCTTGACCGAAACCCGGGCGCTTCTGGATTATCTCTCCACTACCCGCCGCGCCGTTCTCTCTCTTGAAATGTGGCCGCGGAAAAAGCGGGTTGGTGCAAACTCGCCAAGCTTATGGCCCACCATGTTCTCGGAGATGTAAACGGGCACATGGCGCCTGCCATCGTGGACGGCGATCGTGTGTCCGACCATCTGCGGGAAAACCGTTGATGAACGGGACCACGTCTTGATGATCCGCTTCTGTCCCGAGCGGTTCATCTCCTCGATCTTCTTCAGAAGCTTTGGGTCAATGTATGGACCCTTTTTTACAGATCTAGACATATCTTGGCCTCGTAATTTCTAGTGGCACCGGCTTTTCGAAAAAATGCGGGAAACACTCGGCGCCTGATCGCCATCACTTGCCGCGGCGTTTTCCGCGACGGCGTACGATATACTTGCTGGTCGACTTGTTACGACGGGTCTTGTAGCCCAGGGTTGGTTTACCCCAGGGCGTCTTGGGCCCGGGCATCCCGATCGGAGAGCGGCCTTCGCCACCACCATGGGGATGTGATGCCGGGTCCATAGCAACACCCCGAACCTCGGGGCGCCAGCCCATCCAGCGCTTACGGCCGGCCTTGCCAAGCTTGATATTGGCGTGGTCGGTATTGCCAACCTGGCCGATGGTTGCCAAACAGTTCATGTGAACCTTGCGCATCTCGCCGCTGGGCATACGCAGCGTTGCATAGCTGCCTTCCTTAGCCATCAACTGGGCCGATGTACCTGCTGACCGGGCGATCTGCCCGCCGCGGCCAGGTTGTAGCTCGATGTTGTGAACCACGGTGCCCAACGGGATGCGGAAAAGGGGCAATGCATTGCCAACTCTCAGCTCAGCTTTTGGGCCAGATTCAACCTGATCGCCGACGTTCAAGCCAAGGGGTGCCAGGATATATCGTTTGGCGCCATCGGCGTAGACCAAAAGTGCAATGCGAGCTGTCCGGTTCGGATCATATTCGATCGATGCCACACGGGCAGGCACGTCGAACTTGTCTCGCTTGAAATCGATGATGCGGTACAGTCGTTTGTGACCGCCGCCGTGATGGCGAACGGTGATTCTTCCTTGGTTGTTGCGCCCTGCCCTTCGGTTAAGGGGCTCGACCAGCGATCGTTCCGGACGAGTCTTGGTGATCTCGTCAAATGTCAGAACGCTCATGCCTCGACGGCCGGGCGACGTGGGTTTAAAGACCCGAATACCCATCGCAAACTCCTCACTCAGTCTTGGACACACCTGGTACGTGTGTCGCGTTTCCTGATTAAACGCCCTCAACCCAGGTGATGCTATCGCCGTCGGCCAGCGTCACGATGGCCTTTTTCCACGCCGGTCTCTTAATGACAAGGCGACGGCCACGGCGCCCGATTCGAGCGGGCATATTTATGACGCGGACCTTCTTGACGGTAACATCGAAAGAGCTTTGAACAGCATCCTTGATGACCAGTTTATTGGCACGACGATCAACCTCGAACGAATATTGGTTATCGTAGTCAACCTGAACGGCCGTCTTTTCGGTCATTAATGGCCGGCGAAGTACTTCTTTTGCGTGCATCGTATCCCTCGTGTTCTAATCAACCCAGAATCCGCTCTATCTCGGTCAAGGCATCGGGCGTCACAATCACTGTATGGTACCCCAGCAGATCGCGCACGTTGACGTAGCCAGCTCGCAAAGTTTTTACGTCAGGCAGATTGCGAACGGAACGCTCGATACCTTCGTTTTGCTCCTGCAACAGGATGAGCACGCTTTCCTGCAGGTCCAGCCTGTCCAGGAAGTTGATCATCTCCCTGGTCTTGGGTGTTTCCATGTTCAGTGCATCGACAACAATCAGTTGATCAGCGCCTGCCTTCACGGAAAGGGCCGATCGCATGGCCTGCCTGCGCATCTTGCGGGGCATTTTTTTGCGATAGGACCGAGGTTTTGGTCCGAAAACCGCGCCACCACCGCGCCATTGGGGCGATCGAATGCTACCGTGCCGGGCTCGCCCGGTGCCTTTTTGACGCCAGGGCTTGCGGCCTCCACCCCGAACTTCGCTGCGCACTTTGGTTTTGTGCGTGCCCTGGCGGGCATTGGCAAGCTGCCGCACGAGTGCCTGGTGCATCACCGAGCGATTGACCGGAGCCGCAAAGATTTCATCCTTCAACTCGATCTCGCCTACGGTCTTCCCGTTTATGTCATGAATCGCTACTAACATTTCGCCTACCCTTGCTTTCTGGCCTCGCGGATCATCACCAAGCCACCCTTGGGACCAGGAATGCCACCCTGCACCACAAGCATTTCTCGCTCGGCGTCGACACGGACAACGGTCAGACTCTGGACCGTCACACGGCGATTGCCCATATGACCTGGCATCCGGTGGCCCTTGAACGTCCGACCTGGCGTGGAACCGGCACCTGCTGCTCCGGGCGCACGCTCACGGTCCGACTGACCGTGAGTCTTGGGCTGGCGGTTGAAACCATGGCGCTTGATGCCGCCCTGAAAACCGCGGCCCTTGGAGGTCCCGGTGACATCGACCAACTCACCAACGGCAAAGATGTCCGCGCTGAGTTTCTGACCAACCTCGTAGCCGTCCACCTCTTCGTCCTTCACGCGCAGTTCGCGCAGGTGGCGCACCGGAGGAACCTCGTGTTTCTTCAGGTGTTGGAGTTCGCCCTTGCTGAGGCTTTTTGTCTTTGTTTCTCCAAAACCGATCTGGATGGCCGTGTACCCATCACCCTCTTTTGTCTTTTTCTGGGTGATGTAGCAGGGACCGACCTCAATCACAGTCGCGGGCACAACAATACCTTCATCATAGACCTGCGTCATGCCGATTTTCCGGCCCAGTATACCTTTCATAAGTGCTCATCCTTCTAAGGGACTGTCGGCTCTGGGCGAACCTCATCATCCCTAACAGTGAATGTTATTCGGACTTGCCGCGAAAACCCCGCAACGGCCCACCCATGGCAGGAGAACCAGCGGGAGTCCACGACCCGGTCAGCGGACTGCCTACAGCTTGATCTCGATGTCCACGCCCGCAGGCAGGTGGAGCCGCATCAGGCTGTCAATTGTCTTGCTGCTCGGTTCCAGGATATCGATCAGTCGCTTGTGGGTGCGAATCTCGAATTGTTCACGCGAGTCTTTGTCGATGAAAGTACTGCGCATCACGGTGAACTTTTCAATCCGCGTCGGCAATGGCACGGGCCCGACGATGTGAGCGCCGGTGCGTTCTGCGGCGTCCACGATCTGCCTGACGGAGTTATCAAGAACTCGATGATCGTATGCTTTTAGCTTGATGCGTAACGGCTTTTTGGCCATATCTCTTCCTAAACAATGGCTTGAACCAGGGGAGAGAGCCTCTTATCCAGAACCATTTGCTGTCTGGACAGCCAGCTCTCTCCGTTTCGTTCGAGAAATTCACACTCTATCGATTTTCGATGGTTTTACTCGATGACCTTGGTGATGACACCAGAGCCGACGGTGCGGCCACCCTCGCGGATGGCGAAGCGGGAGCCGGCCTCCATGGCAACAGGCACGATGAGCTCAACACCGAGGTTGACGTAGTCAC
This window of the Chloroflexota bacterium genome carries:
- the rpmC gene encoding 50S ribosomal protein L29 translates to MQAYEIRNLTTPEIGQQLDEAYEELFNLRFQRHTGQLKNTSRLAQVRQNIARYKTIIRERELATLYAEEEEHARTA
- the rplC gene encoding 50S ribosomal protein L3, with translation MKGILGRKIGMTQVYDEGIVVPATVIEVGPCYITQKKTKEGDGYTAIQIGFGETKTKSLSKGELQHLKKHEVPPVRHLRELRVKDEEVDGYEVGQKLSADIFAVGELVDVTGTSKGRGFQGGIKRHGFNRQPKTHGQSDRERAPGAAGAGSTPGRTFKGHRMPGHMGNRRVTVQSLTVVRVDAEREMLVVQGGIPGPKGGLVMIREARKQG
- the rpsS gene encoding 30S ribosomal protein S19, whose product is MSRSVKKGPYIDPKLLKKIEEMNRSGQKRIIKTWSRSSTVFPQMVGHTIAVHDGRRHVPVYISENMVGHKLGEFAPTRFFRGHISRERTARRVVER
- the rplW gene encoding 50S ribosomal protein L23 produces the protein MHAKEVLRRPLMTEKTAVQVDYDNQYSFEVDRRANKLVIKDAVQSSFDVTVKKVRVINMPARIGRRGRRLVIKRPAWKKAIVTLADGDSITWVEGV
- the rplX gene encoding 50S ribosomal protein L24, with translation MKIRTGDTVEVIRGENKGERGQVQRVLRGRRGGRESGQPDPSRDRLVVAGVNMIIKHQRRTGSVRTQTGRIEREAPIHVSNIMLVCPRCNTPTRIGYEVLGDGSKARLCKKCGETMD
- the rpsH gene encoding 30S ribosomal protein S8; translated protein: MMTDPIADMLVRINNGLIARHKQVVLPSSKVKFAIARILKDEGFIKSYQVSDDEPQPNLRIGLKYDEEQQPVISKLKRVSKPGRRVYVGHTEIPWVLSGMGVAILSTPRGIMTGQQARRQRVGGEVLCYIW
- the rplN gene encoding 50S ribosomal protein L14, with product MIQQESRLSVADNSGAKELLCIQVRGGSRRRYGSVGDVIVATVKQAAPHSSVKKGDIVRAVIVRTAKEYGRPDGSHIRFDDNAAVIIDDHRNPTGTRIFGPVARELRELGYMKIVSLAPEVL
- the rplV gene encoding 50S ribosomal protein L22 produces the protein MSTENLIEVRAQRKYVAMSAQKVRLVIDQVRGMRAEDALVTLSFMTQAAAAEVYKAVASALANAEQNEGLAREDMWITEIYADEAPTRKWRRFGARGRFKPILKRSSHITVVLEEYPQ
- the rplD gene encoding 50S ribosomal protein L4 encodes the protein MLVAIHDINGKTVGEIELKDEIFAAPVNRSVMHQALVRQLANARQGTHKTKVRSEVRGGGRKPWRQKGTGRARHGSIRSPQWRGGGAVFGPKPRSYRKKMPRKMRRQAMRSALSVKAGADQLIVVDALNMETPKTREMINFLDRLDLQESVLILLQEQNEGIERSVRNLPDVKTLRAGYVNVRDLLGYHTVIVTPDALTEIERILG
- the rplE gene encoding 50S ribosomal protein L5, which codes for MPRLKEKYRDEVVPALLEEFNYENPMQVPGLEKVVLNIGMGEALQSAKSLDYAISDLTQISGQQPVTTKARQSIATFKLREGNTIGVMVTLRGDRMWDFLDRFFNIVMPRQRDFRGVSPDSFDGRGNYSLGLREQLIFPEINYDKIDKIRGMSVTIVTSAQNDEEGRRLLQYLGMPFGRTADLSF
- the rpsC gene encoding 30S ribosomal protein S3, with product MGRKVHPYGFRLGVIKDWNARWFATKERYTDLLEEDRKIRKFIRGDMERAAISSIEIERQPNYVHVWIHTAKPGIIIGRKGSKVNELRTKLQELTGKRVKIDVSEIARPEIDAYLVAESIADQLERRISHKRAMRQAITRAMRQGAEGIMITCAGRLSGSEMARRDTQREGRVPRHTLRADIDYATAEALTTFGRIGVKVWIYKGEILPQKAAVAG
- the rpsJ gene encoding 30S ribosomal protein S10; protein product: MAKKPLRIKLKAYDHRVLDNSVRQIVDAAERTGAHIVGPVPLPTRIEKFTVMRSTFIDKDSREQFEIRTHKRLIDILEPSSKTIDSLMRLHLPAGVDIEIKL
- the rplF gene encoding 50S ribosomal protein L6, encoding MSRVGRMPINVPGGVTVKVKPGNEVIVSGPRGKLTRTFHPDMSIKVEDEVITISRSSDHRLQRMQHGLTRALLNNMVVGVTDGYKKDMEIVGTGYRAEMKGPTIILHMGYSNPVEMEAPKGISYKLAERSNRNFSIEGIDKELVGLTAARVRAVRPPEPYHGKGIRYAGEYVRRKQGKTGK
- the rplP gene encoding 50S ribosomal protein L16 codes for the protein MLMPKRSKYRKQFRGRMRGLSSRGNTVNQGDFGMQALEPAWITSRQIEAARRAIVRHMRRGGKVWIKIFPDKPVTAKAAETRMGSGKGAVDHWVAVVRPGRVLFEVAGVDEQTAREAIRLASFKLPIRTQFITREMTGEQ
- the rpsQ gene encoding 30S ribosomal protein S17, whose product is MREQRKQLVGRVTSDKMDKTVVVEVTQVSRHPVYRKVIRNHRRFMAHDENNQCAIGDTVRIIESRPMSRRKRWVVEEIMEKSRS
- a CDS encoding type Z 30S ribosomal protein S14; the encoded protein is MAKKCMTYREQRRKYPTRVRNRCTMCGRPRGYMRRFKLCRICFRKEALEGRLPGVVKSSW
- the tuf gene encoding elongation factor Tu (EF-Tu; promotes GTP-dependent binding of aminoacyl-tRNA to the A-site of ribosomes during protein biosynthesis; when the tRNA anticodon matches the mRNA codon, GTP hydrolysis results; the inactive EF-Tu-GDP leaves the ribosome and release of GDP is promoted by elongation factor Ts; many prokaryotes have two copies of the gene encoding EF-Tu) yields the protein DYVNLGVELIVPVAMEAGSRFAIREGGRTVGSGVITKVIE
- the rplB gene encoding 50S ribosomal protein L2 codes for the protein MGIRVFKPTSPGRRGMSVLTFDEITKTRPERSLVEPLNRRAGRNNQGRITVRHHGGGHKRLYRIIDFKRDKFDVPARVASIEYDPNRTARIALLVYADGAKRYILAPLGLNVGDQVESGPKAELRVGNALPLFRIPLGTVVHNIELQPGRGGQIARSAGTSAQLMAKEGSYATLRMPSGEMRKVHMNCLATIGQVGNTDHANIKLGKAGRKRWMGWRPEVRGVAMDPASHPHGGGEGRSPIGMPGPKTPWGKPTLGYKTRRNKSTSKYIVRRRGKRRGK